The genomic window ACTGTTGAGTAGATTCAAAAACAATCTGATTCCAACTGTCTGCATGGAGCTTGAGTTCTTCAAGGTTTTCAACAATCTGTATTTTTAATTTTTCCTTATTTAATAATTTTGATTGTGTTAATTCTACCATAGTTATAAATCTCTAAAATTCTATTATTATACAATCATTGTACATTAAATTGTTAGACAATGAAATCCGAAAAGCAAATAAATATAAGAATTCCTGGAGTTGAGTTTTAAGTCCTGGAGGCTGATTGTGAGCAAACCTCAAGGACAAAATCTGATGTACTCAAAGAGCTTATTCGGAGTCTGTCAAAGAAAGTTACTAAAAGTAAGTAATTGTTAGCTTTTTAGGTGCTGTTGATTATTCCTTCTTATTTTTGCTGCTTTGCATTAGCTTGACAACATTTGACAAGGGGTTGTTTAGCTAAATTCTCTAAATCTACAGATTTAAGCAAATTCATCCACTCCACCGCTAGAGTTGGATCTTCAGGTTTGGCAAGACGCAATTCAGCCAGAGTAGTCAAGGCATCGTACCAAATACCATTCTCAGCATAGAGGTTTACCCGTTGCTGAGGAGTTACTTGCTTGGGGCTATCTACTAATTTAGGATTTAGATTAACCCGTTGCACCCATCCTTCTACATACTCTTGTTCTGGAGGTTGTTGTGGATTGCAAATGATTTTTATCTTAAAAAACCAGTGATACATCTTGTCTACTTGCAATGGGGAAGTAGTTGCGCTCAAGCGAATGCTAATAATTCCTGGTACTTCTGGTATTCTTACTGTTGTTCGGTAAAGAGTTTGACTTAGTTTACTTGACTCATCTTTGAGAACAAACTCAATAGAATTAATTGCAGATTTTTTATAGGGGACAAAAAACCAAAAAATTGGATATTCCTCAGTCGTTAAGCCCCAAACTTTAGTAACAGAAACTGCTTCTGTTTGTCCTTGCTTGAGTGTCTCTTTGTATATAGGTACAAGTGCAATGACAGATTGGTTACTAACACCACAACCACGACTTGCAGCTCCTCCGCGATCGCCTGTTGCACCCCTGTCTGGAGGAGGTGGAGGAG from Nostoc sp. UHCC 0926 includes these protein-coding regions:
- a CDS encoding DUF928 domain-containing protein, which codes for MKSYWQKIQLISIFGIALLGIIGYYPMIWITPVAAIPITFLPPPPPPDRGATGDRGGAASRGCGVSNQSVIALVPIYKETLKQGQTEAVSVTKVWGLTTEEYPIFWFFVPYKKSAINSIEFVLKDESSKLSQTLYRTTVRIPEVPGIISIRLSATTSPLQVDKMYHWFFKIKIICNPQQPPEQEYVEGWVQRVNLNPKLVDSPKQVTPQQRVNLYAENGIWYDALTTLAELRLAKPEDPTLAVEWMNLLKSVDLENLAKQPLVKCCQANAKQQK